A window of the Lolium perenne isolate Kyuss_39 chromosome 7, Kyuss_2.0, whole genome shotgun sequence genome harbors these coding sequences:
- the LOC127315462 gene encoding protein SOSEKI 3 isoform X2, producing MEGRARRRGTGTGAGASTSPGRNKVWVEPPGKSHSHHHPPRRSPPPPAPPAAAKRVAVVYYLSRSRHLEHPHFIEVPLANPEAGLYLRDVIDRLNVLRGKGMAAMYSWSCKRSYKNGFVWHDISEDDLVLPAQGNEYILKGSELLDRSPPDRHQNVIGSAKAESPKHPQEESPQSRGSQEGCSSSSSPSAVTKAASPPAPAQQPQQLPKSAVVAPSSSASTSREDEHCRTTHSGSSGNLSPEPAGTNAPLSESSSPGPSEYRVCKPIGAQDASTQTDDSERDAPRRRARTARICTEDGASDAEIQECRETAVQASLKGPGIVQESPQVCSSDDFPGDRVETLESLIRAEASRRSTYNKVLEEEHLYCPMGVKLKPANLLMQIITCGSISVKDHRGFGLIPTYRPSTRTIGVRVPESEYLAGSLVEANKQQESGKGEITTLNRSSSYDEDRVYRAPDPRRDMESLAESSSFRCLPQTVKVISCKQSRSGTTFSPYSDVRNTSGQQECSTRSSPLGSSSRSASNRMTDPLGKLSSSREESFYEERDKMIRIEERLASGARVIIQSAPLCEDSDDSTESL from the exons ATGGAGGGGAGGGCGCGGCGGCGGGGCACAGGCACCGGCGCCGGCGCAAGCACGAGCCCCGGCCGGAACAAGGTCTGGGTCGAGCCGCCGGGCAAGAGCCACAGCCACCACCACCCTCCGCGGCGCTCGCCTCCGCCGCCGGCCCCGCCGGCCGCGGCGAAGAGGGTGGCGGTCGTCTACTACCTCTCCCGCAGCCGCCACCTGGAGCACCCGCACTTCATCGAGGTGCCGCTCGCCAACCCGGAGGCCGGCCTCTACCTGCGAG ATGTGATTGACCGGCTCAACGTGCTGCGAGGGAAGGGCATGGCGGCCATGTACTCCTGGTCCTGCAAGAG GAGCTACAAGAACGGCTTCGTGTGGCACGACATCTCCGAGGACGACCTGGTGCTCCCCGCTCAGGGCAACGAGTACATCCTCAAGGGCTCCGAGCTCCTTGACCGATCACCACCGG ATCGGCATCAGAATGTCATTGGCAGCGCCAAGGCTGAGAGCCCCAAGCACCCGCAAGAAGAGTCTCCTCAGTcgcgaggatcacaggaagggtgctcgtcgtcgtcatctccgTCTGCCGTCACCAAAGCGGCCTCACCTCCAGCTCCTGCTCAGCAACCGCAGCAGCTGCCGAAGTCTGCAGTTGTCGCGCCATCATCATCTGCTTCCACCAGTCGTGAGGATGAGCATTGCCGGACTACGCATTCCGGCTCATCGGGGAACCTGTCCCCCGAACCGGCAGGAACAAATGCTCCGCTATCAGAGTCAAGCTCCCCTGGACCTTCAGAGTACAGAGTTTGCAAACCCATCGGGGCACAGGATGCGTCCACACAGACCGATGACAGCGAGAGGGATGCTCCTCGTAGGCGTGCTCGCACGGCACGGATCTGTACAGAGGATGGTGCATCAGATGCTGAGATTCAAGAGTGTCGTGAAACGGCTGTTCAAGCATCGCTGAAGGGCCCTGGAATTGTTCAAGAATCACCACAGGTGTGTTCGTCTGATGATTTTCCCGGTGACAGAGTCGAGACATTGGAGTCCCTGATAAGGGCGGAAGCCAGCAGGAGGAGTACCTATAATAAGGTGCTAGAGGAAGAACATCTCTATTGCCCAATGGGTGTGAAGCTGAAGCCAGCCAATTTGCTCATGCAGATCATCACTTGTGGGTCTATTTCTGTAAAAGATCACCGTGGCTTTGGACTCATCCCAACATACAGGCCAAG CACAAGAACAATTGGGGTAAGGGTTCCCGAGTCAGAGTATCTTGCTGGAAGCTTGGTCGAGGCTAATAAGCAGCAAGAGTCAGGGAAAGGAGAAATAACCACACTCAACCGCTCATCATCTTATGACGAGGATAG AGTATATAGAGCGCCAGACCCTAGAAGGGATATGGAAAGCTTGGCTGAGTCGAGCAGTTTCAGATGTCTCCCACAGACTGTCAAAGTTATATCATGTAAGCAATCCAGAAGTGGAACAACATTCTCTCCATACTCTGATGTCAGGAACACCTCTGGCCAACAAGAATGCAGTACAAGATCTTCGCCGCTTGGTTCATCATCGAGAAGTGCAAGCAATAGGATGACTGACCCACTAGGTAAATTATCTTCTTCAAGGGAAGAGTCGTTCTACGAGGAAAGGGATAAAATGATTAGGATTGAAGAAAG GCTTGCTTCTGGAGCTCGGGTTATAATCCAATCTGCACCCTTGTGTGAAGATAGCGATGACAGCACCGAATCGCTGTAA
- the LOC127312628 gene encoding beta-1,2-xylosyltransferase XYXT1-like: MMVGRNLSGGAAAACLLVPLLILVVLKTDCVPQITRLRETSIAQVSDFFVSIRPYGQVPLSQDNRTASNQVHHPGEVWDETVHKVSPSGLASQGTWQQQQPLDAVKLKVADDSVAEAPPSPASKDEIAGDGGVNEIKDVAAPRSKLSCNFSGERMDICAMEGDVRMHGKSATVYLLAASDDSYQPENGTVTIRPYPRKWEIPTMEMIRELTIHSGDTDTVPVPPQCTVTHDVPAVVFSTGGYSRNFYHSMTDIVIPLYNTAREYEGRVQLVATDYSREWVSKYRHVLAALSVYPVIDFDADDAVRCFPSAHIGIESHEELGINPTLSRNGYTMMDFRDFLQSAYSLKRSKMTPVSRSSGKRPRLVIMLRRHSRAITNEAEAVAAASKAGFEVVAAGPEAVRDMGQFAEVVNSCDVMVGVHGAGLANMLFLPHNGTVVQIIPWGEMKWPCWHEFGRPVPDMGLQYAEYEATAEETTLKEVYPRDHAVFTDPLSIHKQGFGMVWSIFLNGQNVTLDVDRFRGLMQQIYQSVTIT, translated from the exons ATGATGGTCGGGAGAAACTTGAGCGGCGGAGCTGCTGCAGCATGCCTTCTGGTTCCGCTGCTCATCCTCGTCGTGCTCAAGACCGATTGCGTGCCGCAGATTACTCGCC TTAGAGAGACCAGCATTGCCCAAGTTTCAGACTTTTTTGTTTCCATACGACCATATGGCCAGGTTCCACTATCACAAGATAATAGAACAGCAAGTAACCAAGTTCACCATCCAGGTGAAGTTTGGGATGAAACGGTTCACAAGGTTTCACCTTCAG GCTTAGCGAGCCAAGGAACATGGCAGCAGCAGCAACCACTCGACGCGGTCAAGTTAAAAGTTGCGGATG ATTCGGTCGCCGAAGCACCACCATCTCCCGCATCAAAAGACGAGATCGCCGGCGATGGCGGCGTCAATGAGATCAAAG ATGTGGCAGCACCAAGAAGCAAGTTAAGCTGCAACTTCAGCGGCGAGCGCATGGACATCTGCGCCATGGAAGGCGACGTCCGTATGCACGGCAAATCCGCCACCGTCTACTTACTCGCAGCCTCCGACGACAGTTACCAGCCGGAGAACGGGACGGTAACGATCCGGCCGTACCCGCGCAAGTGGGAGATACCGACAATGGAGATGATCCGGGAGCTGACCATCCACTCGGGCGACACGGACACCGTGCCAGTCCCGCCACAGTGCACGGTGACGCACGACGTCCCCGCGGTGGTCTTCTCCACCGGTGGCTACAGCAGGAACTTCTACCACTCCATGACCGACATCGTCATACCACTCTACAACACGGCACGGGAGTACGAAGGCCGTGTCCAGCTCGTCGCCACCGACTACAGCCGCGAGTGGGTCTCCAAGTACCGCCACGTCCTCGCCGCACTCTCCGTCTACCCGGTCATCGACTTCGATGCCGACGACGCAGTGCGCTGCTTCCCGTCGGCGCATAtcggcatcgagagccacgaggaGCTAGGGATCAACCCGACCCTGTCTCGCAATGGGTACACGATGATGGACTTCCGAGACTTCCTCCAGTCAGCCTATTCGTTGAAGCGCTCGAAAATGACCCCCGTGAGCCGGAGCTCCGGGAAGAGGCCTCGCCTCGTGATTATGCTGCGGCGGCACTCGAGGGCGATCACCAACGAGGCGGAGGCCGTCGCGGCCGCAAGCAAGGCTGGGTTCGAGGTAGTGGCCGCCGGGCCGGAGGCAGTCCGGGACATGGGCCAGTTCGCCGAAGTGGTGAACTCGTGCGACGTGATGGTAGGCGTCCACGGCGCTGGGCTCGCCAACATGTTGTTCCTCCCGCACAACGGCACGGTGGTGCAGATCATCCCGTGGGGCGAGATGAAGTGGCCGTGCTGGCACGAGTTCGGCCGTCCGGTGCCGGACATGGGGCTCCAGTACGCCGAGTACGAGGCTACGGCCGAGGAGACGACGCTCAAGGAGGTCTACCCGAGGGACCACGCCGTCTTCACCGACCCTTTGTCCATACACAAACAGGGATTCGGCATGGTCTGGTCCATCTTCCTCAACGGACAGAACGTCACCCTTGACGTCGATCGCTTTAGAGGGCTCATGCAGCAAATCTACCAGTCCGTCACTATCACATAG
- the LOC127315462 gene encoding protein SOSEKI 3 isoform X1 produces the protein MEGRARRRGTGTGAGASTSPGRNKVWVEPPGKSHSHHHPPRRSPPPPAPPAAAKRVAVVYYLSRSRHLEHPHFIEVPLANPEAGLYLRDVIDRLNVLRGKGMAAMYSWSCKRSYKNGFVWHDISEDDLVLPAQGNEYILKGSELLDRSPPDRHQNVIGSAKAESPKHPQEESPQSRGSQEGCSSSSSPSAVTKAASPPAPAQQPQQLPKSAVVAPSSSASTSREDEHCRTTHSGSSGNLSPEPAGTNAPLSESSSPGPSEYRVCKPIGAQDASTQTDDSERDAPRRRARTARICTEDGASDAEIQECRETAVQASLKGPGIVQESPQVCSSDDFPGDRVETLESLIRAEASRRSTYNKVLEEEHLYCPMGVKLKPANLLMQIITCGSISVKDHRGFGLIPTYRPRFTQVEFPSPMFSTPMAIRHLDNVPCSTRTIGVRVPESEYLAGSLVEANKQQESGKGEITTLNRSSSYDEDRVYRAPDPRRDMESLAESSSFRCLPQTVKVISCKQSRSGTTFSPYSDVRNTSGQQECSTRSSPLGSSSRSASNRMTDPLGKLSSSREESFYEERDKMIRIEERLASGARVIIQSAPLCEDSDDSTESL, from the exons ATGGAGGGGAGGGCGCGGCGGCGGGGCACAGGCACCGGCGCCGGCGCAAGCACGAGCCCCGGCCGGAACAAGGTCTGGGTCGAGCCGCCGGGCAAGAGCCACAGCCACCACCACCCTCCGCGGCGCTCGCCTCCGCCGCCGGCCCCGCCGGCCGCGGCGAAGAGGGTGGCGGTCGTCTACTACCTCTCCCGCAGCCGCCACCTGGAGCACCCGCACTTCATCGAGGTGCCGCTCGCCAACCCGGAGGCCGGCCTCTACCTGCGAG ATGTGATTGACCGGCTCAACGTGCTGCGAGGGAAGGGCATGGCGGCCATGTACTCCTGGTCCTGCAAGAG GAGCTACAAGAACGGCTTCGTGTGGCACGACATCTCCGAGGACGACCTGGTGCTCCCCGCTCAGGGCAACGAGTACATCCTCAAGGGCTCCGAGCTCCTTGACCGATCACCACCGG ATCGGCATCAGAATGTCATTGGCAGCGCCAAGGCTGAGAGCCCCAAGCACCCGCAAGAAGAGTCTCCTCAGTcgcgaggatcacaggaagggtgctcgtcgtcgtcatctccgTCTGCCGTCACCAAAGCGGCCTCACCTCCAGCTCCTGCTCAGCAACCGCAGCAGCTGCCGAAGTCTGCAGTTGTCGCGCCATCATCATCTGCTTCCACCAGTCGTGAGGATGAGCATTGCCGGACTACGCATTCCGGCTCATCGGGGAACCTGTCCCCCGAACCGGCAGGAACAAATGCTCCGCTATCAGAGTCAAGCTCCCCTGGACCTTCAGAGTACAGAGTTTGCAAACCCATCGGGGCACAGGATGCGTCCACACAGACCGATGACAGCGAGAGGGATGCTCCTCGTAGGCGTGCTCGCACGGCACGGATCTGTACAGAGGATGGTGCATCAGATGCTGAGATTCAAGAGTGTCGTGAAACGGCTGTTCAAGCATCGCTGAAGGGCCCTGGAATTGTTCAAGAATCACCACAGGTGTGTTCGTCTGATGATTTTCCCGGTGACAGAGTCGAGACATTGGAGTCCCTGATAAGGGCGGAAGCCAGCAGGAGGAGTACCTATAATAAGGTGCTAGAGGAAGAACATCTCTATTGCCCAATGGGTGTGAAGCTGAAGCCAGCCAATTTGCTCATGCAGATCATCACTTGTGGGTCTATTTCTGTAAAAGATCACCGTGGCTTTGGACTCATCCCAACATACAGGCCAAGGTTCACGCAAGTTGAATTCCCTTCTCCAATGTTCTCTACTCCTATGGCAATACGGCACCTTGACAATGTTCCTTGTAGCACAAGAACAATTGGGGTAAGGGTTCCCGAGTCAGAGTATCTTGCTGGAAGCTTGGTCGAGGCTAATAAGCAGCAAGAGTCAGGGAAAGGAGAAATAACCACACTCAACCGCTCATCATCTTATGACGAGGATAG AGTATATAGAGCGCCAGACCCTAGAAGGGATATGGAAAGCTTGGCTGAGTCGAGCAGTTTCAGATGTCTCCCACAGACTGTCAAAGTTATATCATGTAAGCAATCCAGAAGTGGAACAACATTCTCTCCATACTCTGATGTCAGGAACACCTCTGGCCAACAAGAATGCAGTACAAGATCTTCGCCGCTTGGTTCATCATCGAGAAGTGCAAGCAATAGGATGACTGACCCACTAGGTAAATTATCTTCTTCAAGGGAAGAGTCGTTCTACGAGGAAAGGGATAAAATGATTAGGATTGAAGAAAG GCTTGCTTCTGGAGCTCGGGTTATAATCCAATCTGCACCCTTGTGTGAAGATAGCGATGACAGCACCGAATCGCTGTAA